The region CGAATCGCCGGTAACGCAGCGGGCAGTAAACCGGTGGCAGTTAAAGTCGAGCAGGCTATAAGGATAGCGCTGACCCACTGCCGCCTTTGCCCGTTCAGCGGCCTGCGCACAACCCTGAGGCGTCAAATCCATACAGTCGGTATACACCGAGATAGCGGAGTTCCAGCCATCGAGCCGGTCAAGAAACCCTTTAGCCTTACTTTTGATAACGGTTCCATCGCCATCAAGATGAACAATATCGCCGTTACCCACATAGATACCGCTGTGTGCGGCAAGGCCAAAAAGCAGTTCGCACTGCACGATACCACCGTAAGCCGGTTCATCGACGCAGGAGAGAATGCAGTTATCGATAAATGAATCCACGAAGTTCAGCAGCAGAAGCCGGTACATAACATTCAGTTCCTTACTACGGGGGAGAGGGGGGATGCGGGGGAAACGTTGTGAACACTCAGCTTTCCCACAACGTACGGACCGTGAAAACCCCCATATCGTGGTAAGCCATAAAGTTACTTTCCCATAGCGACCAGAACTCACGGGCGTCGACATGAGAGATATCGCCACAACGGGAAAGCCACGTGTATTGTTGCGTCCAGCTCACATCGACATCTTTTTCAAGCTCAGGCCATGGATGCCCTGCATAGTGAAAATCGGTGACGTAATCGAGCTGCCAGTCTTCTCCGGCAGGGATGAGGCGTATTTCGACCGGATGCCAGCCGCCCTTTTCCGGTGAGTATTCAGGGTCACGGAAGTTAATGGTTAATCCGGTGATGGGGTGACGATGAGGCGGTTTTTGCGCAACGATACCCAGAAGCAGTTGGGTGAACGACCGGGAGAGCGGCAGCACATAGCCGCCCTGCAATATTACGGGTGATGACATAGTGAATTTCCTGATTTTTGGTTAACAGAACACAGAAAAAGCGGGGTTAGTCCTGGCTGAGCGTAGCAAGCTGCGTCATACGATGCTGCCAGTCGGCATAGCAGCGGTGCATAAAGAGTCTGCTGCTGTCCGCTTCGATAAGGCAGATATCCGGACTTCTGAGCACAGCAGCAAGAAAACCTGCGTTATTGGTGCTGCCCTGACCAAACAGTGGGCGAAATACACGGGATGGAAAGCTGTCTGGCTGCTGTTCCAGAATGGCGTGAATCGCATCAAGCGCTATCCATTCACGGGAGAACAGGCCCCCTTCGCCATTGGCGGTTAAGCGCAGGGCAAGACTCCCGGTTTCACCCTCTTTACCCAGCTCATACGTCAGCAGTCCTTTACTGTGGGGGCTGATTTTCTCGGCTTCACCCCTGTAGAACACGGTATAGCTTTCGGTGACGGCGGCTTCGGTAGCGTTTTTTTTCTTACTCATGGTTCTGCGCCTCAATCAGGTTCCGGAGTTGAGTGATAACGGTCGTGTCCGGGAACACCAGATAGATACCCTGTCCGTTATCGCAGACGATACCGAGCAGGAGATACCAGCCATCATCAAGCGCGGTGACGTATTCCGGGTTAGCCAGTGCGACTGCCAGCAGCGGGTCTTCGGGGAGGGTGTCATCGTGGTTGAGATGCCAGAGCAGGGTTCCCGTTTCGTTCCAGAAGGCGGTAAACAGGTTGATATCATCGACAGGT is a window of Enterobacter cloacae complex sp. ECNIH7 DNA encoding:
- a CDS encoding lecithin retinol acyltransferase family protein, whose protein sequence is MYRLLLLNFVDSFIDNCILSCVDEPAYGGIVQCELLFGLAAHSGIYVGNGDIVHLDGDGTVIKSKAKGFLDRLDGWNSAISVYTDCMDLTPQGCAQAAERAKAAVGQRYPYSLLDFNCHRFTARCVTGDSCPDIWLARHLDSFQKGDRWRVWQR
- a CDS encoding DUF2787 family protein, with amino-acid sequence MSSPVILQGGYVLPLSRSFTQLLLGIVAQKPPHRHPITGLTINFRDPEYSPEKGGWHPVEIRLIPAGEDWQLDYVTDFHYAGHPWPELEKDVDVSWTQQYTWLSRCGDISHVDAREFWSLWESNFMAYHDMGVFTVRTLWES